A genomic segment from Acuticoccus sediminis encodes:
- a CDS encoding AraC family transcriptional regulator, with protein sequence MELSRSSKTGRDPLSDVLGVLGARVTRRTRLEAGGEWAFSFPAVDRLKFVAVLRGSQWMLRPGYAPTFMSAGDVCLLGRTDYAVASEPDLAPVDGRSLYEGPGADVARVGGDDTVGIGGTVTFADANADFLLRMLPDFMLIPRTSSGSGAIAAVLTLMTSEIERDTIGGEIVSARLADVLVVEAIRAYAGEAGQTGMGWLGALLDPRLGRALGAMHDDVAGPWTVARLAGVAGMSRAAFSAEFTRRIGQPPLAYLRAWRLTMARAALLRGDASVASVAREAGYSSQSAFSQAFRRTFGASPRATTDG encoded by the coding sequence GTCACGCGGCGTACGCGCCTCGAAGCGGGCGGCGAGTGGGCGTTTTCGTTTCCCGCCGTCGATCGGCTGAAGTTCGTCGCCGTCCTGCGCGGCAGTCAGTGGATGCTGCGCCCCGGATACGCGCCGACCTTCATGAGCGCAGGTGACGTCTGCCTCCTCGGCCGCACGGACTATGCCGTCGCCAGCGAACCGGACCTCGCCCCAGTGGACGGCCGCAGCCTCTACGAGGGCCCCGGCGCCGATGTCGCCCGCGTCGGTGGCGACGATACGGTCGGGATCGGCGGAACGGTGACCTTCGCGGACGCGAACGCGGACTTTCTGCTCAGGATGCTGCCCGATTTCATGCTTATCCCACGAACGTCGTCCGGGTCCGGGGCGATCGCCGCCGTCCTCACGCTCATGACGAGCGAGATCGAGCGGGACACGATCGGCGGCGAGATCGTAAGCGCCCGGCTGGCGGACGTCCTCGTGGTGGAGGCGATCCGGGCCTATGCCGGCGAGGCCGGTCAAACCGGAATGGGCTGGCTCGGCGCCCTCCTCGACCCGCGCCTCGGACGCGCGCTCGGCGCCATGCATGACGACGTTGCCGGGCCGTGGACCGTGGCCCGGCTCGCGGGTGTCGCCGGCATGTCGCGCGCGGCCTTCTCCGCCGAGTTTACTCGCCGCATCGGCCAGCCGCCCCTTGCGTACCTGCGGGCATGGCGCCTCACGATGGCCCGCGCGGCCCTGCTGCGCGGCGACGCGAGCGTCGCCAGTGTTGCGCGAGAGGCCGGCTATTCGTCCCAGAGCGCGTTCAGCCAGGCCTTCCGGCGTACCTTCGGTGCGTCTCCGAGGGCCACGACCGACGGATGA
- a CDS encoding DUF1254 domain-containing protein produces the protein MPSADVIPSEAYIRSVARSAYVWGWPMMNMLNRRARITQAPHPGLLGGVLPAAPRGQIAMLHDYIAPNQRFIACPNQDVVYGLGFFDLDTEPVVIQAPDFGDRFWVYALYDQRTDQYGELGKPYGSEPGFYLLVGPNWQGEIPDGISGVMHSPTSLANAIPRIFQNDTDEDRAAIQPLINQVVAYPLSEFTGEMKSIDWATAPDIENPEQGGNAETRWVVPDKFFDQFTEVLAMVPPLPGEEAMYAQFQWLMDVVAADPALKAAIVDEAGKAEAEIITPFLQWKHNGKPAGKGWNRSVNNAQWGVDYYDRTGTARSNMFDNRPNETQYFYTDNDAAGGVLDGSKAYAITFAAGEEPPVNGFWSMTLYNKEHFFHPNELNRYSLGTKNTTLTRNADGSLTLYAGATSPGGEKEANWLPAPDGAFSLYIRAYWGKEAILDGTWQPPTIELVE, from the coding sequence ATGCCGTCCGCCGACGTGATACCGTCGGAAGCCTACATCCGCAGCGTCGCCCGCAGCGCCTACGTCTGGGGCTGGCCGATGATGAACATGCTGAACCGGCGCGCGCGGATCACGCAGGCTCCGCACCCTGGACTGCTCGGAGGCGTGCTGCCGGCCGCACCACGCGGGCAGATCGCCATGCTGCACGACTATATCGCCCCGAACCAGCGCTTCATCGCCTGCCCGAACCAGGACGTCGTGTACGGTCTCGGCTTTTTCGACCTCGACACCGAGCCGGTGGTCATCCAGGCACCGGACTTCGGCGACCGCTTCTGGGTCTATGCCCTCTACGACCAGCGGACCGACCAGTACGGCGAGCTCGGCAAGCCCTATGGCTCGGAGCCTGGCTTCTACCTGCTCGTGGGGCCGAACTGGCAGGGCGAGATTCCGGACGGCATCAGCGGCGTCATGCACTCGCCGACGTCGCTCGCCAACGCCATCCCTCGCATCTTCCAGAACGACACGGACGAGGATCGCGCCGCGATCCAGCCGCTGATCAACCAGGTCGTCGCCTATCCACTCTCCGAATTCACCGGAGAAATGAAGTCCATCGACTGGGCGACCGCGCCCGACATCGAGAACCCGGAACAGGGCGGTAATGCCGAGACGCGCTGGGTGGTGCCGGACAAGTTCTTCGACCAGTTCACCGAGGTGCTCGCGATGGTCCCGCCACTGCCGGGCGAAGAGGCGATGTACGCCCAGTTCCAATGGTTGATGGATGTCGTCGCGGCGGACCCCGCGCTGAAGGCCGCGATCGTCGACGAGGCGGGAAAGGCCGAGGCGGAGATCATCACGCCCTTCCTGCAGTGGAAGCACAACGGCAAGCCGGCCGGCAAGGGCTGGAACCGTTCGGTCAACAACGCGCAGTGGGGTGTCGACTACTACGACCGGACGGGCACCGCGCGGTCGAACATGTTCGATAACCGGCCGAACGAGACCCAGTATTTCTATACGGACAACGACGCGGCCGGCGGCGTGCTCGACGGCTCGAAGGCCTATGCCATCACCTTCGCGGCCGGCGAGGAGCCTCCCGTCAACGGCTTCTGGTCGATGACGCTCTACAACAAGGAACACTTCTTCCACCCGAACGAGCTGAACCGCTATTCGCTCGGCACCAAGAACACGACGCTGACGCGCAACGCCGACGGCTCGCTGACGCTCTACGCCGGCGCCACGTCGCCGGGGGGCGAGAAGGAGGCGAACTGGCTGCCCGCGCCGGACGGGGCGTTCTCCCTCTACATCCGCGCGTACTGGGGCAAGGAGGCCATCCTCGACGGGACCTGGCAGCCCCCGACGATCGAGCTCGTGGAGTAG
- a CDS encoding AAA family ATPase gives MDIGSWLRSLGLGRYEAAFRDNDVDAALLSALTSEDLREIGITSLGHRKRLLAALAELRSANASLPGARIAERRHLTVMFVDLAGSTELSRRLDPEDLRRLLRAYHDTVRATVERGGGHVAKFMGDGVLAYFGWPRAEEAAGERAVRAGLATTAAVANLSFQGEAPLSARVGIASGLVVVGDLIGEGAAQEETVFGETPNLAARLQEVAGPGGVVIADATRSLVGEMFRTRPCGPLFLKGFADPIAAHHVIGARDCETRFEVLHPGVPPPMVGRDQELALVMDRWKRARGGEGQAVLVVGEAGIGKSRLIQAVYDALANEKPVCLRYQCSPLHQGIELWPVVQHILRAAGIAPSDDAEAKRGKLARLFGDVTGDADLAVALVADLVGAGGPAPPAVAGLGAAPRRARTLALLVDQVVGLARAGALLLVVEDVHWIDPTTLEFLAEILERVGDQPILVLLTSRPDNQPTLGRGAPLTQLSLDRLGRAASGAIVARLRGRRALPEAVRSEIIARTDGVPLFVEELTKAVLEAGIAGLPGTVPASLQASLMARLDRLPDIREVAQTAACIGREFAWPLLAAVSPLPDDELAAALDRLVAAELVFRTGTPPEARYTFKHALVRDAAHESLLKVHRQEVHHRIALAIEERFPQLAEAEPGLLAEHHAAAGDLCRAVDGWQRAAERALARFAMKEAAVQIDKGLAAVAGLPAEPGTLRRELRLQRARGQASLATLGFAAPETGAAYARAQELCLSLGEAGELYPVLYGLSVFHFQRGDLDRAHAVALELVSRGEATGDVPAQITGHRMIGSALSQMGRFVESRAEFERVLSLYDPDRDRDSAVVYAIDSRVMSTCWLTQLELILGNRDSALAHFERIPGYVSAVASATTTAVAHAWNCIFLQLLDDPDAARLEAERTTRVSLEHGYPLYAATGTVIRGWALARQGMAEDGAAEIRRGLANYSATGAVMWVPYFLGLLAESEALAGRPQAGLRELYEAFVQVGRHGLRWIEPELHRIRGTLAPTPETSTGDFRSATALAREQGAALWIARTQASMSTTRPFAAPPGYD, from the coding sequence ATGGACATCGGGTCTTGGCTGCGGAGCTTGGGTCTTGGACGTTACGAGGCAGCGTTCCGGGACAACGACGTCGATGCTGCGCTCCTTTCCGCGCTGACGTCCGAAGACTTGCGCGAAATCGGCATCACCTCGCTCGGTCATAGAAAGCGACTCCTCGCGGCGCTCGCCGAACTCCGGAGCGCGAACGCGTCTCTTCCGGGCGCGCGCATCGCCGAGCGCCGGCACCTCACCGTGATGTTCGTCGATCTCGCGGGCTCGACGGAACTGTCGCGCCGTCTCGACCCGGAGGATCTCCGGCGGCTGCTCAGGGCCTACCATGACACCGTCCGGGCGACGGTGGAGCGGGGCGGCGGTCATGTCGCCAAGTTCATGGGCGATGGAGTGCTTGCCTATTTCGGCTGGCCCCGTGCGGAGGAGGCCGCCGGCGAGCGGGCCGTGCGGGCCGGTCTCGCGACGACCGCCGCCGTTGCCAATCTGTCGTTTCAGGGCGAGGCGCCGCTCTCGGCGCGCGTCGGCATCGCGAGCGGACTCGTCGTGGTGGGCGACCTCATCGGCGAGGGCGCGGCTCAGGAGGAGACCGTCTTCGGCGAGACGCCGAACCTCGCGGCGCGGTTGCAGGAGGTGGCAGGGCCTGGAGGCGTCGTCATCGCCGACGCGACCCGCTCTCTCGTCGGCGAGATGTTCCGGACCCGACCGTGCGGCCCGCTTTTCCTGAAGGGCTTCGCGGATCCGATCGCCGCGCATCACGTGATCGGCGCACGAGACTGCGAGACGCGCTTCGAGGTCCTGCACCCGGGCGTGCCGCCCCCCATGGTGGGCCGCGATCAGGAGCTCGCCCTCGTGATGGACCGGTGGAAACGCGCCCGCGGCGGCGAGGGCCAGGCGGTCCTCGTCGTCGGCGAGGCTGGCATCGGGAAATCGCGGCTGATCCAGGCCGTTTACGACGCACTGGCGAACGAGAAGCCTGTCTGCCTGCGCTACCAGTGCTCCCCGCTTCATCAGGGGATCGAACTCTGGCCGGTCGTTCAGCACATCCTGCGGGCGGCCGGGATAGCGCCGTCGGACGACGCAGAGGCGAAGCGCGGAAAGCTCGCCCGCCTGTTCGGCGACGTGACGGGGGACGCTGATCTTGCGGTGGCCCTCGTGGCGGATCTGGTGGGTGCGGGAGGCCCGGCGCCGCCGGCCGTCGCCGGTCTCGGCGCCGCTCCGAGGCGGGCACGCACGCTGGCCCTCCTTGTCGATCAGGTGGTTGGCCTCGCGCGCGCCGGGGCTCTGCTCCTCGTCGTAGAGGACGTCCACTGGATCGATCCGACGACGCTGGAATTCCTGGCCGAAATACTGGAGCGGGTCGGCGACCAGCCGATCCTCGTGCTCCTCACGAGCCGTCCCGACAACCAGCCGACGCTCGGACGCGGCGCTCCCCTCACGCAGCTGTCTCTCGACCGCCTCGGCCGGGCGGCTTCGGGCGCGATCGTGGCGCGGCTCAGGGGCAGGCGTGCGCTGCCTGAGGCGGTGCGGTCGGAAATCATCGCCCGCACCGACGGCGTGCCGCTCTTCGTGGAGGAACTCACGAAGGCCGTGCTGGAAGCTGGCATTGCCGGTTTGCCCGGTACGGTGCCGGCATCGCTCCAGGCGTCGCTCATGGCGCGCCTCGACCGTCTTCCGGACATCCGCGAGGTGGCGCAGACGGCGGCCTGCATCGGACGTGAATTTGCCTGGCCGCTTCTCGCCGCCGTGTCGCCGCTGCCGGACGACGAGCTCGCGGCCGCGCTCGATCGCCTCGTGGCCGCCGAACTCGTCTTCCGCACGGGGACGCCGCCCGAGGCCCGCTACACCTTCAAGCACGCCCTCGTTCGGGACGCCGCGCACGAGAGCCTGCTCAAGGTGCACCGCCAGGAGGTCCACCACCGGATCGCCCTCGCGATCGAGGAGCGCTTCCCGCAGCTGGCCGAGGCGGAGCCGGGGCTGCTCGCCGAGCATCACGCGGCGGCCGGCGACCTGTGTCGGGCAGTGGACGGCTGGCAGCGCGCTGCCGAGCGCGCACTCGCGCGGTTTGCCATGAAGGAGGCGGCGGTGCAGATCGACAAGGGTCTTGCCGCCGTCGCCGGACTTCCGGCGGAACCCGGGACGCTTCGACGCGAACTCCGCTTGCAGAGAGCGCGCGGGCAGGCCTCCCTGGCGACCCTGGGATTCGCCGCGCCGGAGACAGGCGCCGCGTATGCGCGCGCGCAGGAACTTTGCCTTTCGCTCGGGGAGGCGGGCGAACTCTATCCCGTGCTCTACGGCCTGTCCGTGTTCCACTTCCAGCGCGGCGATCTCGACCGGGCGCATGCCGTCGCCCTCGAGCTCGTGAGCCGCGGCGAGGCCACCGGCGACGTGCCGGCCCAGATCACCGGCCATCGCATGATCGGATCGGCCCTGTCGCAAATGGGCCGCTTCGTCGAGAGCCGCGCCGAATTCGAACGCGTCCTGTCGCTCTACGACCCGGATCGTGATCGGGACTCTGCGGTCGTGTACGCGATCGATTCCCGCGTCATGTCGACGTGCTGGCTGACGCAGCTCGAGCTGATCCTCGGCAACCGCGATAGCGCCCTGGCCCATTTCGAGAGGATCCCCGGCTACGTCTCGGCGGTCGCCAGCGCGACGACGACGGCGGTGGCACACGCCTGGAACTGCATCTTCCTTCAGCTTCTCGACGATCCGGACGCCGCCCGGCTCGAGGCGGAGCGCACGACCCGCGTGTCGTTGGAGCACGGCTACCCGCTCTATGCGGCGACCGGCACCGTCATCCGCGGCTGGGCGCTCGCCCGCCAGGGAATGGCCGAGGACGGCGCAGCCGAAATCAGGCGTGGTCTGGCGAACTATTCCGCGACGGGCGCGGTCATGTGGGTGCCCTATTTTCTCGGATTGCTCGCGGAGAGCGAGGCTCTCGCGGGGCGGCCGCAAGCCGGTCTTCGCGAGCTCTACGAGGCGTTCGTCCAAGTCGGGAGGCATGGGCTCCGCTGGATCGAGCCTGAGCTCCACAGGATCCGCGGGACGCTCGCGCCGACGCCCGAAACCTCGACCGGCGACTTCCGGTCAGCGACGGCGCTTGCGCGCGAACAGGGCGCGGCGCTCTGGATCGCCCGCACGCAGGCAAGCATGTCCACTACTCGTCCCTTCGCGGCCCCTCCCGGCTACGACTGA